A genomic stretch from Vibrio algarum includes:
- a CDS encoding TrkH family potassium uptake protein has product MVNLRPITFVIGLVLSKLALFMYIPTFVAFFSGTGGFLEFGKAVLITHAAAFLCLSLGKTKQFRLGVRDMFLITSMVWMIASIFAALPFVFINHISFTDAYFETMSGITTTGSTVLSGLDNMAPSILLWRSTLQWLGGIGFIVMAVAILPMLNVGGMRLFQTESSDWSDKSAPRAKTVAKNIVVVYLSLTVACIIGYLMTGMGFFDAVNHGFTTLSTGGYSTSDGSMNHFSHGAHWVATLFMFLGGLPFLLFVTALRNQSFSALYRDAQVRGFTLLFIAASTVIACWLVVHNDYPISDAIRVSMFNIVSVVTTTGYGLEDFTAWGGLPIVVFIFLMIVGACSGSTSGGIKIFRFQIALTLFNKQMLKLIHPSGIFVHRYNKRPVSDDIVRSMVAFAITFFATIIIIAGCLSAIGLDPTTSISGSITAVANVGPGMGSIIGPTGNFSSLPDLAKWILGFGMLMGRLEILTILVLFFPAFWRT; this is encoded by the coding sequence ATGGTTAACCTTCGTCCAATTACGTTTGTTATAGGACTAGTACTCTCTAAACTAGCCCTGTTTATGTACATCCCAACATTCGTAGCTTTTTTCTCGGGAACAGGTGGATTCCTAGAATTCGGCAAGGCAGTCTTAATTACACATGCTGCGGCATTTCTGTGCCTGTCTCTTGGTAAAACTAAACAATTTCGCCTAGGTGTGAGAGACATGTTCCTGATCACCTCAATGGTATGGATGATAGCAAGCATTTTTGCCGCGCTTCCCTTCGTATTTATAAACCATATCAGCTTCACTGACGCCTATTTTGAAACCATGTCAGGTATTACAACGACAGGTTCTACGGTATTAAGTGGTTTAGATAATATGGCTCCAAGTATATTGTTATGGCGATCAACCTTGCAATGGCTAGGCGGGATAGGCTTTATCGTTATGGCCGTTGCTATTCTGCCCATGTTAAATGTCGGTGGAATGAGGCTATTCCAGACAGAATCTTCAGATTGGTCTGATAAAAGCGCACCAAGAGCAAAAACAGTTGCAAAAAATATTGTCGTTGTTTATCTGTCTTTAACGGTGGCTTGTATCATTGGATATCTAATGACAGGAATGGGATTCTTTGATGCGGTTAATCATGGTTTTACCACCTTATCAACGGGTGGTTATTCGACATCAGATGGATCAATGAATCATTTTTCCCATGGCGCCCATTGGGTCGCCACACTGTTTATGTTCCTTGGTGGTTTACCTTTCTTACTCTTTGTTACGGCATTAAGAAATCAATCCTTTAGCGCCCTCTATCGAGATGCTCAAGTTCGTGGATTTACTTTATTATTTATAGCAGCAAGTACGGTCATTGCCTGTTGGCTGGTTGTTCATAACGATTACCCAATATCCGATGCTATTCGTGTGTCGATGTTTAATATCGTTTCTGTAGTAACAACGACTGGTTATGGATTAGAAGACTTTACTGCATGGGGTGGCCTTCCGATTGTTGTGTTTATTTTTCTGATGATAGTTGGTGCTTGTTCTGGTTCAACCTCTGGTGGTATAAAGATTTTTCGCTTTCAAATAGCGTTGACGTTATTTAACAAACAAATGCTAAAACTTATCCATCCATCAGGTATATTCGTTCACCGCTACAATAAACGCCCCGTTAGCGACGATATTGTCCGATCAATGGTCGCTTTTGCGATTACTTTTTTCGCGACAATCATCATCATCGCTGGCTGCCTATCTGCAATTGGATTAGATCCAACCACCAGTATCTCTGGTTCTATCACCGCTGTCGCAAACGTTGGGCCTGGTATGGGTAGCATTATTGGCCCTACCGGAAATTTCTCATCATTGCCGGATCTGGCTAAATGGATATTAGGGTTCGGAATGTTAATGGGCCGATTAGAAATTCTCACAATTCTTGTTTTATTTTTCCCGGCTTTTTGGCGTACGTAA
- a CDS encoding DNA topoisomerase family protein, with amino-acid sequence MSGKINNQLFEAHEHALEHDSCPLCGDSHGGELTLRHGKQGPFLGCNRYPDCDYIKSLYNNDGHIVKPLGVPCPECEKELVLRQGRYGMFIGCSGYPECHHIESLDQPSEEAMDSFSCPDCGSGQLVERKSRFGKIFWACDNYPGCKFTVNQPPRNGKCENCGFPLLVEKKTSRGTSLQCAARKCQHSQNV; translated from the coding sequence ATGAGTGGAAAGATAAATAACCAGTTATTTGAAGCGCATGAACACGCGCTAGAGCATGATTCGTGTCCATTGTGCGGTGACAGCCATGGTGGAGAGTTAACGCTACGGCACGGAAAACAAGGGCCATTTCTTGGTTGTAACCGTTATCCTGATTGTGACTATATAAAGTCTCTATATAACAACGATGGGCATATTGTGAAGCCGTTAGGCGTTCCATGTCCAGAATGTGAAAAAGAACTGGTTTTACGTCAAGGTCGCTATGGCATGTTTATAGGTTGTAGTGGTTACCCAGAGTGTCATCATATAGAGTCGCTTGATCAACCAAGCGAAGAAGCTATGGATTCATTTTCGTGTCCAGATTGTGGTTCTGGTCAACTAGTAGAACGAAAATCGCGCTTTGGGAAAATTTTTTGGGCGTGTGACAATTATCCTGGGTGTAAATTTACGGTTAATCAACCACCTAGAAATGGTAAGTGTGAAAATTGTGGTTTTCCTCTATTGGTTGAGAAAAAAACGTCCAGAGGTACTAGTCTTCAATGTGCTGCGCGGAAGTGTCAGCATAGTCAAAATGTTTAA
- a CDS encoding DUF494 family protein codes for MMDILMYLFETYIHSDVELMVDQDELEEELLRAGFHQEEIYKALDWLEDLAALQESDQRSAIAKGASTSTRIYTENEKNRLDVKNRGFLLFLEQVNVLTTETREMVIDRVMGLETQELLLDDLKWIILMVLFNVPGNENAYTLMEELLYTAETGILH; via the coding sequence ATGATGGACATATTGATGTATTTGTTCGAAACCTACATCCATAGTGACGTAGAGTTAATGGTCGACCAAGATGAACTTGAAGAAGAGCTACTAAGGGCTGGTTTTCATCAAGAGGAGATCTACAAGGCTCTTGACTGGCTAGAAGATTTAGCCGCGCTTCAAGAAAGTGATCAGCGTTCTGCTATCGCGAAGGGAGCGTCAACCTCAACAAGAATTTATACCGAAAATGAAAAAAATCGCCTAGACGTGAAAAATAGAGGTTTTTTGCTCTTTTTAGAACAGGTGAATGTGCTAACAACTGAAACTCGAGAAATGGTCATTGATCGAGTGATGGGGTTAGAGACGCAAGAGTTACTGCTTGATGATTTAAAATGGATTATTTTGATGGTGCTATTCAATGTACCAGGGAATGAAAACGCTTATACCCTTATGGAAGAGTTACTTTATACCGCAGAAACCGGCATATTACACTAA
- the purE gene encoding 5-(carboxyamino)imidazole ribonucleotide mutase, which yields MKVGIIMGSKSDWPTMKLAAEMLDLFGIAYETKVVSAHRTPQLLADYANSAKERGLKVIIAGAGGAAHLPGMAAAFTSLPVLGVPVQSRALKGMDSLLSIVQMPKGIAVGTLAIGEAGAANAGILAAQIIGTHNEAVMAKVEAFRNEQTETILANPNPAED from the coding sequence ATGAAAGTCGGAATTATTATGGGCTCTAAATCAGATTGGCCCACCATGAAACTTGCCGCTGAAATGTTAGATTTATTTGGTATAGCTTACGAAACAAAGGTGGTATCAGCACATCGAACTCCACAATTGCTAGCTGACTATGCTAACAGTGCAAAAGAGCGAGGATTAAAAGTAATCATTGCAGGCGCAGGGGGCGCAGCACATCTTCCCGGAATGGCAGCAGCTTTCACAAGTTTGCCCGTATTAGGTGTGCCCGTTCAATCGCGTGCTTTAAAAGGGATGGACTCTCTACTTTCTATTGTGCAAATGCCAAAAGGTATTGCCGTTGGAACATTAGCTATCGGTGAAGCTGGTGCTGCAAATGCTGGTATACTGGCAGCTCAAATTATTGGGACACATAACGAAGCCGTTATGGCAAAAGTAGAAGCTTTTCGAAACGAACAAACCGAAACTATTCTAGCTAACCCAAACCCAGCAGAGGATTAA
- the def gene encoding peptide deformylase, with translation MSVLQVLTFPDDRLRTVAKPVKEVTPEIKKFIDDMIETMYEEEGIGLAATQVDFHQRIVVIDVSDSRDQPMVLINPEITEKRGEDGIEEGCLSVPGARALVSRASEVSVKALNRDGEEFTFEADDLLAICVQHELDHLEGKLFVDYLSPLKRKRIKDKLEKIKRFNEKNN, from the coding sequence ATGTCTGTATTACAAGTATTAACATTCCCGGATGACCGCCTTCGCACTGTTGCTAAACCAGTAAAGGAAGTTACTCCAGAGATTAAAAAATTCATCGATGACATGATTGAAACCATGTACGAAGAAGAAGGTATCGGCCTTGCAGCAACTCAAGTTGATTTTCATCAACGCATCGTCGTTATCGACGTATCCGATTCTCGCGATCAACCTATGGTCTTAATCAATCCGGAGATCACAGAAAAACGTGGTGAAGATGGGATAGAAGAAGGTTGTTTATCCGTTCCCGGAGCAAGAGCTTTAGTATCGAGAGCATCGGAAGTATCAGTCAAAGCGCTAAACCGAGATGGTGAAGAATTTACATTTGAAGCAGATGACCTTTTAGCCATATGCGTTCAACATGAACTTGACCACCTAGAAGGTAAACTTTTTGTCGATTACTTGTCACCATTAAAACGTAAGCGTATTAAAGACAAGCTAGAAAAGATTAAGCGCTTCAACGAAAAAAACAATTAG
- the fmt gene encoding methionyl-tRNA formyltransferase → MSQSLRIVFAGTPDFAARHLAALLSSEHEVIAVYTQPDRPAGRGKKLTASPVKNIALEHDIDVYQPENFKSDEAKKQLAELNADIMVVVAYGLLLPQQILDTPRLGCINVHGSILPRWRGAAPIQRSIWAGDEETGVTIMQMDIGLDTGDMLKISKLPIEATDTSSSMYEKLAGLGPNALVDCLAEIVTSKATPIKQDDALANYAKKLSKEEAKIDWSQDAESIERCIRAFNPWPMSYFSVADSNIKVWQGRVENIANDKEAGTILKADKTGIYIATGNKVLILEQIQVPGKKAMSVQDVLNSRSSWFEVGSQLS, encoded by the coding sequence TTGAGCCAATCACTACGTATTGTCTTTGCAGGTACTCCGGACTTCGCCGCCCGCCACTTGGCGGCGTTGTTGTCTTCGGAGCACGAGGTCATTGCTGTATATACTCAGCCAGACCGACCTGCGGGCCGCGGAAAAAAGTTAACCGCTAGCCCTGTAAAAAATATAGCATTAGAGCACGATATCGACGTTTATCAGCCAGAAAACTTCAAATCGGATGAAGCAAAAAAACAGCTTGCTGAGCTGAATGCCGATATTATGGTTGTTGTCGCTTATGGTTTATTGCTCCCTCAACAAATATTAGACACACCAAGACTGGGCTGTATCAATGTTCACGGGTCAATTCTTCCTCGTTGGCGAGGTGCTGCTCCGATACAACGCTCTATTTGGGCTGGAGACGAAGAAACCGGTGTCACTATCATGCAAATGGATATCGGGTTAGATACCGGTGATATGCTAAAAATATCCAAGCTGCCAATAGAAGCAACGGATACCAGTTCCTCCATGTATGAAAAGTTGGCTGGTCTTGGTCCAAATGCTCTTGTCGACTGTTTAGCAGAAATCGTAACCTCTAAAGCTACACCTATAAAGCAAGATGACGCATTAGCTAACTATGCAAAAAAACTATCTAAAGAAGAAGCTAAAATAGATTGGTCACAAGACGCAGAGTCTATCGAACGTTGTATTAGAGCTTTCAACCCATGGCCAATGAGCTACTTTTCCGTTGCAGATAGCAACATTAAAGTCTGGCAAGGTAGGGTCGAAAACATCGCAAATGACAAGGAAGCAGGAACGATATTAAAAGCCGATAAAACCGGTATATATATCGCTACAGGAAACAAGGTTTTGATATTGGAACAAATTCAAGTTCCAGGCAAGAAAGCCATGTCTGTCCAAGATGTTCTTAATTCCCGTAGCAGTTGGTTTGAAGTTGGTAGCCAATTAAGCTAA
- the trkA gene encoding Trk system potassium transporter TrkA produces MKIIILGAGQVGGTLAENLVGENNDITIVDKSSERLRELQDKYDLRVVNGHASHPSTLREAGAQDADMLVAVTNSDETNMAACQIAFTIFNTPNRIARIRSPEYLQEKETLFHSGAVPVDHLIAPEELVTSYIERLIQYPGALQVVSFADKRVSLVAVKAYYGGPLVGNALSTLRDHMPHIDTRVAAIFRQGRPIRPQGTTIIEADDEVFFVADSNHIRSIMSELQRLEKPYRRIMIVGGGNIGSSLAKRLEHDYSVKLIERSLARAEKLSEELEKTIVFCGDAADQELLVEENIDQVDVFIALTNEDETNIMSAMLAKRMGAKKVMVLIQRGAYVDLVQGGNIDVAISPQQATISALLTHVRRADIVNVSSLRRGAAEAIEAIAHGDETTSKVVGRPIGELKLPPGTTIGAIVRGEEVMIAHDKTVIEQDDHVVMFLVDKKYVPDVELLFQPSPFFL; encoded by the coding sequence ATGAAAATCATTATTCTTGGCGCAGGTCAGGTTGGTGGCACACTCGCTGAAAACTTAGTAGGTGAAAATAACGATATCACCATCGTAGACAAAAGCAGCGAACGCCTCAGAGAGCTTCAAGATAAATACGATCTACGGGTAGTGAATGGTCATGCGAGTCACCCTAGTACATTACGAGAGGCTGGGGCTCAAGATGCCGACATGTTAGTCGCTGTAACCAATTCTGACGAAACCAATATGGCAGCCTGTCAAATCGCATTCACCATTTTCAATACACCCAATCGAATAGCCCGTATCCGCTCTCCTGAATACTTACAAGAGAAAGAGACGTTATTTCACTCTGGTGCAGTGCCCGTTGATCACTTAATTGCACCAGAAGAGCTAGTAACTAGCTACATCGAACGCCTTATTCAGTATCCCGGTGCACTTCAAGTCGTTAGTTTTGCGGATAAACGAGTTAGCTTGGTTGCGGTTAAAGCTTATTATGGTGGCCCTCTTGTCGGTAACGCTCTTTCAACACTGCGTGACCACATGCCACACATAGATACCAGGGTAGCCGCTATATTTCGACAAGGTCGACCGATTAGACCTCAAGGTACGACCATTATTGAAGCCGATGATGAAGTTTTCTTTGTCGCTGATAGCAACCATATTCGCTCTATTATGAGTGAGCTACAACGACTCGAAAAACCTTATCGTCGCATTATGATTGTCGGTGGCGGTAATATTGGATCTTCTCTCGCGAAACGATTAGAGCATGATTATAGTGTCAAACTGATTGAACGTAGCTTAGCTCGCGCAGAAAAGCTATCTGAAGAACTAGAGAAAACCATTGTCTTTTGTGGGGATGCGGCAGATCAAGAACTACTGGTTGAAGAAAATATAGATCAGGTGGATGTCTTTATTGCGTTAACTAACGAAGACGAAACCAATATTATGTCAGCAATGCTAGCAAAACGTATGGGTGCCAAAAAGGTGATGGTACTTATTCAGCGTGGCGCTTATGTGGATCTTGTTCAAGGCGGTAATATTGACGTCGCCATTTCACCTCAACAAGCCACTATTTCTGCTCTATTGACCCATGTAAGACGTGCAGATATTGTCAACGTATCGTCACTGAGGCGAGGAGCCGCAGAAGCAATTGAAGCCATTGCACACGGTGATGAAACCACATCAAAAGTTGTTGGCAGACCAATTGGCGAGCTAAAACTGCCTCCAGGTACCACTATTGGCGCTATAGTTCGTGGTGAAGAAGTAATGATAGCTCACGATAAAACCGTCATTGAACAAGATGACCACGTAGTCATGTTCTTAGTTGACAAAAAATACGTACCTGACGTTGAACTTCTTTTTCAACCAAGTCCGTTCTTCCTATAA
- a CDS encoding 5-(carboxyamino)imidazole ribonucleotide synthase, whose amino-acid sequence MHVLVLGAGQLARMMSLAGAPLNIQISAFDVTSENIVHPLTQALLGHGLDNAIEQADVITAEFEHIPHDILDICEASGKFLPSTEAIKIGGDRRLEKALLDKSGVANAKYHVINTKDDFTKAIELVGLPMVLKSTLGGYDGKGQWRLKSQSEADSIWPEIEDCIAESPNQAVVAEAFIPFDREVSLVGVRSIDGTISVYPLAENIHTNGVLSLSAAITDSALQSQAKQMFTKVAETLNYVGVLALEFFDVSGQLLVNEIAPRVHNSGHWTQQGAEVCQFENHLRAVCGLPLGGTNLIRPTAMVNILGEDRLPTGVLKEQACHIHWYGKDKRPGRKMGHINVSASSYFELSEQLLILSEILDEASFPALKSYAIKLSHSDS is encoded by the coding sequence ATGCATGTTCTTGTACTAGGTGCCGGACAACTGGCCAGAATGATGTCTCTAGCAGGCGCTCCTCTAAATATTCAAATATCAGCATTTGATGTTACCAGTGAAAACATAGTCCACCCTCTAACTCAAGCACTACTCGGTCATGGGTTAGATAACGCCATTGAACAAGCAGATGTAATTACCGCTGAGTTTGAGCATATCCCCCACGATATTCTGGATATTTGCGAAGCCAGTGGAAAGTTTCTCCCTAGTACAGAAGCGATTAAGATCGGTGGAGACCGTCGATTAGAAAAAGCACTATTAGACAAATCCGGTGTAGCCAATGCCAAGTATCATGTAATAAATACTAAAGACGACTTTACAAAGGCTATTGAGCTAGTCGGTCTACCTATGGTTTTAAAAAGTACTTTAGGTGGCTATGACGGTAAAGGTCAGTGGAGACTAAAAAGTCAATCTGAGGCTGATTCTATATGGCCCGAAATAGAAGATTGTATTGCGGAATCACCGAATCAAGCGGTCGTTGCAGAAGCATTTATACCGTTTGATCGTGAAGTTTCATTAGTCGGTGTTAGAAGTATAGATGGGACAATTTCAGTTTATCCGCTTGCTGAAAACATTCATACAAATGGTGTTTTATCTCTTTCTGCTGCTATAACTGACTCGGCACTACAATCCCAAGCCAAGCAAATGTTCACCAAGGTAGCAGAAACACTAAACTATGTCGGTGTTCTAGCTTTAGAGTTTTTTGATGTCAGCGGTCAATTACTAGTTAATGAAATCGCCCCACGAGTGCATAATTCAGGGCACTGGACTCAGCAGGGAGCTGAAGTTTGCCAGTTTGAAAATCATCTTAGGGCTGTGTGTGGTCTCCCCTTAGGAGGCACAAACCTAATTAGGCCAACCGCGATGGTAAACATTCTGGGTGAAGATAGACTTCCTACAGGTGTATTAAAAGAACAAGCATGCCATATTCATTGGTATGGGAAAGACAAGCGACCAGGCAGAAAGATGGGGCACATAAATGTGAGTGCTTCTAGCTACTTTGAGCTAAGTGAGCAGTTACTTATCTTATCAGAAATACTCGATGAGGCTTCATTCCCAGCTCTTAAAAGCTACGCAATAAAACTAAGTCACAGCGATAGCTAA